The genomic segment TAATATTTACAGAAAAGATTATAGCAAATTCTACTATGGCTCATAGTACTATAAAATTTGACGATCTTGAATATGATTTAAGAAATATGGATTCATGGCCAACAAATTGGGAAACCATTATCATCAGTTTAAAAGTAGTTGGGATACTGGTTGAACAAAATGGTATTTTTAATTTTAATGAGATATTCCCATATATACAAAGTTTCTTTGGCATGGTCTTCTCTTTACTTCCCGTAGAAAATACAAAGCAAGATATTGGGGAAGGAGAAGTAGAAGGTGATATTCAATACTCCTACAATAGAAAATATGAAAGAAGTAGAGTTAATCGAGCAGCTTGTTTGCAGGTACATGGTACAAAATGTGGCATTTGTGGTTTTGATTTTGGTAAAGTATATAAATCTATTGGGGAAGGATTCATTGAGGTTCACCATATAGTTCCATTATCAGAAATGTGTGATAGTTATAGTATAAACCCAAGAACAGATCTAATCCCTGTATGTCCGAATTGTCACTCAATGCTTCATCGACGAAAACCGGCTTTTACTCCTGAGGAAATTAAAAAACTTATCAAAAACTAGCATAACTAAATATCAATACATTATCTATAAGAAAAAATTAATAAAACAACTAAATGCGTTTTTAAATTTGTTTTATTATTTTACTTGAAATACCAAACAGCAGTAAACTACTGCATCATCGTCCTTTTTTCAATCACTTCCCATGCCGGTTGTAGTTGTTTGAAAAGGTCCTCTGGGGTTCGATGGTCATACTCTTTTCTGAAACTCTTATGAGCCATCAATTCCAATAGCACCTTCTCTTCAACTTTTCCTGCAAGTGCAGTTTCAAAAGCGTGTCGCAGACAATACTGAGTTCTGCCATTCAGTTTAACTTCAGTCCTTCGTAAGGATAATTTGAGATGTTTGTTTGCAGTTTCCGGGATCAATGGACGCCCTTCTAATAAAAACAACAGCCCGTCTCTGTCTTTTATATCTTGTTCTTCGATGAGCTTATTCAACTGCTCTATTGTTTGGTTTGTTAGCAGACCGACTTTGTAGTTTTTCCCTTTGCCGGTAGTTTTTATTCTCTTTATTACTTTTCGAGTTGCATGATGAATACTCTGCTCTGTATAAATCCCTTTGTATTGAGGATTGTATGAACCAAGCGTTAATCCAGCAACTTCCCCTGGCCTGAATCCCGTGTCCCGCATAATAAGAAAATAAACAGCCCACATACGTGACTGCCAGATTCTCAGCAACTCTTCTTCATTTTTTGGAAACATTTGAAATAGTTCTAATTCTGAAAATGTCTTTCTTGACTCACCTTCTACATTGATAAGCTGCACTTCCCTTGCTGGATTATTTGTTATGTATCCCTGTCGCTTTGCTTCCTGAAATACCATGCGCATGCATTCTAGAATCTTATTTTTTGAATCATCTGCAAGGTCCTTAGCGGGATTTCGATAGCTTTTCAATGTGAGAAGCCAGTCTTCTATCATAACATCACTGATAGATTCCATGAGGTACTGACCAAATTGAGGAAAAATATAGTTATTCAGTCTGCCTTGATGCCTGTAATAATAATCATCAA from the Candidatus Cloacimonadota bacterium genome contains:
- a CDS encoding HNH endonuclease is translated as MMEFPSIISKQLSEQFGLLINCNIKKDNILIITPADLPKIKSFSIKIELGWRSLNFKFQLGNYAKSFIKAMHESIKSEKESFLIFTEKIIANSTMAHSTIKFDDLEYDLRNMDSWPTNWETIIISLKVVGILVEQNGIFNFNEIFPYIQSFFGMVFSLLPVENTKQDIGEGEVEGDIQYSYNRKYERSRVNRAACLQVHGTKCGICGFDFGKVYKSIGEGFIEVHHIVPLSEMCDSYSINPRTDLIPVCPNCHSMLHRRKPAFTPEEIKKLIKN
- a CDS encoding tyrosine-type recombinase/integrase is translated as MKHAVLWAENKMQKDLKRKSIKQKITLNEFASEFFTSKDPHNFRLRNEKRNRRYFDDYYYRHQGRLNNYIFPQFGQYLMESISDVMIEDWLLTLKSYRNPAKDLADDSKNKILECMRMVFQEAKRQGYITNNPAREVQLINVEGESRKTFSELELFQMFPKNEEELLRIWQSRMWAVYFLIMRDTGFRPGEVAGLTLGSYNPQYKGIYTEQSIHHATRKVIKRIKTTGKGKNYKVGLLTNQTIEQLNKLIEEQDIKDRDGLLFLLEGRPLIPETANKHLKLSLRRTEVKLNGRTQYCLRHAFETALAGKVEEKVLLELMAHKSFRKEYDHRTPEDLFKQLQPAWEVIEKRTMMQ